In a single window of the Patagioenas fasciata isolate bPatFas1 chromosome 22, bPatFas1.hap1, whole genome shotgun sequence genome:
- the KAT7 gene encoding histone acetyltransferase KAT7, producing the protein MPRRKRNAGSSSDGTEDSDFSTDPEHTDSSESDGASRRSARVTRSSARLSQSSQDSSPVHNPPSFGAEEPVYSTRRVTRSQQQPAPVTPKKYPLRQTRSSGSETEQVVDFSDRDTKNAADHDESPPRTPTGNAPSSESDIDISSPNVSHDESIAKDMSMKDSGSDLSHRPKRRRFHESYNFNMKCPTPGCNSLGHLTGKHERHFSISGCPLYHNLSADECKVRAQSRDKQIEERMLAHRQDDNNRHATRHQAPTERQLRYKEKVAELRKKRNSGLSKEQKEKYMEHRQTYGNTREPLLENLTSEYDLELFRRAQARASEDLEKLRLQGQITEGSNMIKTIAFGRYELDTWYHSPYPEEYARLGRLYMCEFCLKYMKSQTILRRHMAKCVWKHPPGDEIYRKGSISVFEVDGKKNKIYCQNLCLLAKLFLDHKTLYYDVEPFLFYVMTEADNTGCHLIGYFSKEKNSFLNYNVSCILTMPQYMRQGYGKMLIDFSYLLSKVEEKVGSPERPLSDLGLISYRSYWKEVLLRYLHNFQGKEISIKEISQETAVNPVDIVSTLQALQMLKYWKGKHLVLKRQDLIDEWIAKEAKRSNSNKIMDPSCLKWTPPKGT; encoded by the exons ATGCCGCGCAGGAAG AGGAATGCGGGCAGCAGCTCGGATGGCACAGAGGACTCGGATTTCTCCACGGATCCCGAGCACACGGACAGCTCGGAGAGCGACGGCGCGTCCCGGCGCTCGGCCCGCGTGACCCGCTCCTCCGCCAGGCTCAGCCAGAGCTCCCAAG ATTCCAGCCCGGTTCACAACCCGCCGTCGTTCGGAGCGGAGGAGCCGGTGTACTCCACGCGCAGGGTGACGCGCAGCCAGCAGCAGCCCGCGCCCGTCACCCCCAAGAAGTACCCGCTGCGCCAGACCCGCTCGTCCGGCTCCGAGACCGAGCAAGTGGTCGACTTTTCTGACAGAG ACACTAAAAATGCAGCGGATCACGATGAATCTCCACCTCGTACCCCCACTGGGAATGCCCCTTCCTCAGAGTCCGATATTGATATCTCCAGTCCAAACGTGTCCCACGATGAGAGCATTGCCAAGGACATGTCCATGAAGGATTCTGGAAGTGACCTGTCCCACCGCCCTAAGCGCCGCCGCTTCCATGAAAGCTACAATTTCAACATGAAGTGTCCCACTCCTGGTTGCAACTCTTTAG GACACCTGACTGGAAAACACGAGCGCCACTTTTCCATCTCGGGATGCCCGCTGTATCATAATCTCTCAGCAGATGAGTGCAAG GTGCGAGCGCAGAGCCGGGATAAGCAGATCGAGGAGAGGATGCTGGCCCATCGGCAGGACGACAACAACAGGCACGCCACCAGGCACCAG GCACCAACAGAGAGGCAGCTGCGATACAAAGAGAAAGTGGCTGAGCTCCGGAAGAAGAGAAACTCTGGACTAAGCaaggagcaaaaagaaaaatacatg GAACACAGACAAACCTATGGCAATACCAGAGAACCTCTGCTTGAAAACCTGACGAGCGAGTACGACCTCGAGCTTTTCCGAAGAGCACAAGCACGGGCATCTGAGGACCTG GAAAAGTTGCGTCTTCAGGGCCAGATCACAGAAGGGAGCAATATGATTAAAACGATCGCGTTTGGCCGTTACGAGCTGGACACCTGGTATCATTCCCCCTACCCAGAGGAGTACGCTCGTCTGGGACGTCTCTACATGTGCGAGTTCTGTCTCAAATACATGAAGAGCCAGACCATACTGCGCAGACACATG GCAAAATGTGTTTGGAAACATCCACCGGGTGATGAAATCTACCGCAAAGGCTCCATTTCAGTGTTTGAGGTGGATGGGAAGAAGAACAAG ATCTACTGTCAGAACCTGTGTCTGCTGGCCAAACTTTTCTTGGACCACAAAACGCTGTATTACGATGTTGAGCCCTTCCTCTTCTACGTCATGACAGAAGCGGACAACACTGGCTGCCACCTGATCGGGTATTTCTCCAAG GAGAAGAATTCTTTTCTCAACTACAATGTTTCGTGTATCCTGACAATGCCTCAGTATATGAGGCAAGGCTACGGCAAAATGCTCATTGACTTCA gCTATTTGCTTTCGAAAGTAGAAGAAAAAGTCGGCTCTCCGGAACGCCCTCTGTCTGATTTGGGTCTCATCAGCTACCGCAGTTACTGGAAGGAAGTTCTGCTTCGTTACCTGCATAACTTCCAAGGAAAAGAGATCTCTATAAAAG AAATCAGCCAGGAGACGGCGGTGAATCCTGTCGACATCGTCAGCACGCTGCAGGCGCTTCAGATGCTCAAGTACTGGAAGGGAAAACACCTGGTCCTAAAGAGACAG GATCTGATTGATGAATGGATAGCCAAAGAGGCAAAAAGATCCAACAGCAATAAGATAATGGATCCCAGCTGTTTGAAATGGACCCCTCCCAAGGGAACTTAA